A genomic window from Chloroflexota bacterium includes:
- a CDS encoding cupin domain-containing protein, whose translation MDLIDLADKLSQFDEYWSPRIIGEVNDSYVKLAKLNGEFV comes from the coding sequence ATGGACCTGATAGACCTCGCTGACAAGCTGTCACAGTTCGATGAGTACTGGAGCCCCCGGATCATCGGGGAGGTCAACGACTCCTACGTGAAGCTGGCCAAACTCAACGGGGAGTTCGT